In Roseomonas fluvialis, one genomic interval encodes:
- a CDS encoding GMC family oxidoreductase, protein MDQTFDHVIVGAGSAGCVLANRLSADGRASVAVIEAGGRDRHPYIHIPAGYARILDHPRLTWRFRTEPDAATGGRALDYPRGRVWGGSSSINGLGHVRGHPSDYDLWAQKGCTGWGWDDLLPYFMRHESFAGGGEGRGTSGPQPIEHLAETPDLLREFAAAAEAIGLPVNADMNGPRREGFSTFQQTRRGQRRVSAARAYLVPALSRPNLQVVSDAMALRVVVQEGRAVGVLVRRNGEETLLRARFGVVLSAGAIGSPHLLQLSGIGPGDELAAHGIAPVLDAPGVGRNLQDHYIARLTFRLTDHRWSANRRIVWPRLAIEVLRWATTGKGVLTWSPGMMSLFARTQDGLEAPDVQINGGPISWAEGRIGVPESEPGFTLGVWQCRPHSRGSVMLKSPRAEDAPAIAPRFLTERADEDCVVRGMRLARRWMAAEPLRGIVAGEVRPGPAAESDEALLAFAKATGGTVYHPSCTVRMGGDPGVPLDARLRLRGINGLRVVDASVFPDIPVCNINATVLSVAEKAAVLIAEDMRG, encoded by the coding sequence ATGGATCAGACCTTCGACCATGTCATCGTCGGTGCCGGCAGTGCGGGTTGTGTGTTGGCGAACCGCCTGTCGGCCGATGGGCGTGCCAGTGTTGCCGTCATCGAGGCCGGGGGGCGGGATCGGCATCCCTACATCCACATCCCGGCGGGCTATGCGCGCATCCTCGATCATCCGCGCCTGACCTGGCGGTTTCGCACCGAGCCGGATGCAGCGACGGGGGGGCGGGCGCTCGATTATCCGCGTGGGCGGGTGTGGGGCGGGTCGTCGTCGATCAACGGCCTGGGGCATGTGCGCGGGCATCCGTCGGACTACGACCTGTGGGCGCAGAAGGGCTGCACGGGTTGGGGATGGGACGACCTGCTGCCGTATTTCATGAGGCACGAGAGCTTCGCCGGCGGCGGCGAGGGGCGCGGCACCAGTGGCCCGCAGCCGATCGAACACCTGGCCGAGACACCCGACCTGCTGCGCGAATTCGCCGCGGCGGCGGAGGCGATCGGCCTGCCGGTGAATGCCGACATGAACGGCCCACGGCGCGAGGGTTTCTCGACCTTCCAGCAGACCAGGCGCGGGCAGCGGCGCGTCTCGGCGGCGCGGGCGTACCTCGTGCCGGCGCTGTCGCGCCCGAACCTGCAGGTGGTCAGCGATGCGATGGCGCTGCGCGTGGTCGTGCAGGAAGGGCGCGCAGTGGGCGTGCTGGTGCGCCGCAACGGCGAGGAGACGCTGCTGCGCGCGCGCTTCGGCGTGGTGCTGTCCGCGGGTGCGATCGGATCGCCGCACCTGCTGCAGCTCTCGGGCATCGGGCCGGGGGATGAGCTGGCGGCGCACGGCATCGCGCCGGTGCTCGATGCGCCTGGCGTGGGGCGCAACCTGCAGGACCACTACATCGCGCGGCTGACGTTTCGCCTGACGGATCATCGCTGGTCGGCGAACCGCCGCATCGTCTGGCCGCGGCTGGCGATCGAGGTGCTGCGCTGGGCCACCACGGGCAAGGGCGTGCTGACCTGGTCGCCGGGGATGATGTCGCTGTTCGCGCGCACGCAGGACGGGCTGGAGGCGCCGGACGTGCAGATCAACGGCGGGCCGATCTCCTGGGCGGAGGGACGCATCGGCGTGCCCGAATCCGAACCCGGCTTCACGCTGGGCGTGTGGCAATGCCGCCCGCACAGCCGCGGCAGCGTCATGCTGAAATCCCCGCGGGCGGAGGACGCACCGGCGATCGCGCCGCGCTTCCTGACCGAACGCGCGGACGAGGATTGCGTGGTGCGCGGCATGCGCCTGGCACGCCGCTGGATGGCGGCGGAACCCCTGCGCGGGATCGTGGCGGGGGAGGTTCGCCCAGGTCCCGCGGCCGAGAGCGACGAGGCGCTGCTGGCGTTTGCGAAGGCCACCGGCGGGACGGTGTACCACCCCTCCTGCACGGTGCGGATGGGTGGCGATCCGGGCGTGCCGCTCGATGCGCGGCTGCGGCTGCGCGGGATCAATGGGCTGCGCGTGGTGGATGCCTCGGTGTTCCCGGACATCCCCGTGTGCAACATCAACGCGACGGTGCTGAGCGTGGCGGAGAAGGCGGCGGTGTTGATCGCAGAGGATATGCGGGGGTGA
- a CDS encoding imm11 family protein, which produces MAALIKFSIDGRWVPLVDGSRDNGRERSAVLAGHVPPIRQFDFGFMGKRFDPADVRIEFWLKTNHRTLADVLPVVGSWGCSAEFRDIVEAFEPGLHQFFPITLRRPSGKPILRLDGREVGPGQYFIMNPLQQIEALLPEHCVAPWGERRKTVRGVMPDVDDLCVSRAAIEGRHLWLNKPYIGSGLIFISDALGAALREKGLKGFVMKPVREA; this is translated from the coding sequence GTGGCAGCGCTGATAAAGTTCTCGATTGACGGGCGCTGGGTGCCGCTCGTGGACGGGAGCCGAGACAATGGTCGGGAAAGGAGCGCCGTGCTGGCCGGACACGTCCCGCCCATCCGGCAATTCGACTTTGGCTTCATGGGCAAGCGGTTCGATCCAGCTGACGTCAGGATAGAGTTCTGGCTGAAGACGAATCACAGGACGCTGGCGGATGTGCTTCCGGTTGTCGGTTCCTGGGGTTGCTCGGCCGAGTTCCGGGACATCGTCGAGGCGTTTGAACCCGGCCTACACCAGTTCTTCCCGATCACCCTGCGCCGGCCGAGCGGCAAGCCGATCCTGCGTCTGGACGGGCGGGAGGTCGGACCGGGGCAGTACTTCATCATGAACCCCCTGCAGCAGATCGAGGCTCTGCTGCCCGAACACTGCGTCGCCCCCTGGGGCGAGCGGCGCAAGACCGTGCGGGGCGTGATGCCGGATGTCGACGACCTCTGTGTCTCGCGGGCGGCGATCGAAGGGCGGCACTTGTGGCTCAACAAGCCGTACATCGGCAGCGGCCTGATCTTCATCTCGGACGCTCTCGGCGCCGCGTTGCGCGAGAAGGGTCTCAAGGGGTTCGTCATGAAGCCGGTGCGCGAAGCGTAG